The window ATGGCTTTTTGTGCATCCGTAATGGTGCCCTGATACGTACGCTCAAAATTTATAGCTTCCTCAACCAATTGGGCCAAAGTAGGTTCGAAATCTGCGTCATTGTCAAGCAAATCCTGTAAATTCCAAGTTTCTTCTAGCGGAACATCCTTGCGTAATGGTAAAACTTCCATGAATAAACACCCCTTTAATGTAAGTAATTTAATTATAACGAAACTATTTCGGAAAGTGAAATAATTATAGAGAATATTTTCACTATTTCCAAATGAAGCTTTGAAATACAGATTGATCAAAATGGATTTTCTAGTTTAATTGAATCCATTTCATCATTCCCTTTCAGATCAATAAAGGCGAATATGATTAAGAAAAAAAGTAATATCACATAGTTATATTCCGCTACAGGCGGATGCTTTCCGCGGGCAAGCACCGACCGCTTCGGGGCAATAGGATGTTGGTCATGAAGGCGTTGTCACAGGACCGTGACGCTTTTTTCACTTTATGCGAGTCGCTTGTTACGATCTTTGCAGAACAACGAGGTAATTCGCAAATGAACTGCACGGTCCATGTTTTAAATGTTGTTAGTAGGGAAAAATACATGTATAGCCAATACACAATGCAACGCATACTAAAGGCTAGAACAATGATAATTGGAGGAGAAAACATGACACAAAACTTAAATAAGCAATTGAATAGGCTAGTAGCCACGTACTCGGTACTTTATACAAAATTGCATAACTACCATTGGTATGTAACGGGGAACGCCTTCTTCACACTCCATGCAAAATTTGAAGAGTTATATAATGAAACGACATTAAATTTAGATGAAATTGCAGAACGTATTCTTTCAAAAGACGGTAAGCCCGTTGCTACATTAAAAGAACATCTGGAGCTATCTTATGTAGAAGAAGCTACAGGGAAGGAAACGACTGATGAAATGGTGGAAACAACAATCTCAGATTTCCAAAAGCTAATGAAAGCATTAAATTCAACAATGGCGCTTGCTGCGGAGGAAGGGGACGATCGTACAGAGGATTTACTCAATGCGATGTACCAATCACTTGAAAAACATACGTGGATGTTAAAAGCATTTCTCAGCCATTAAATCCTATATGACTGTAACAAGATAAAATATGACAAATATTTCAGTATGATGAAAAAGTAAAAAAAGACGTTTCCTATCCCACGACTAGGGTAAAAACATAGTAAGCCATACAACATAGGAGGAATTGAACATGATAAATGAACAAAACCCACAAATTGAGGTGGCACATACAAAAGAGGAAATGCTGCACATTTTAGAGAGTATGCGATTAGCTGGATATCATACAGAGGATATCCATATTATTGCAAAGGATCAAAGCCAATTAGAGGATGTTAAATGGGATGCAGATATTCGAACGCATGAGGCAGGGAATTGGGTAGACCAGGTTAAATCATGGTTTACGGGTGAGTCTGCTGTGACAGAAGGGTTAAAAAGATTTGATTTATCAGAAGGACAAACTGCGTATTATGCGCAACTTGTGGAACAAGGAGCCATTGTCTTATTTGCTGAACGTGATGATACAAATGAGCCACTGACAACGGCAACCAATGATGAAGGCAATCGTTATCGTCATGCCCCGTTAGATCCACGCGTAACAGAGCCATTTAATGATACTGTTGGCAATGTGGAGACACCAGCGCAACGTGAGGAACGTTTAAAGGCTGAAGAACGCATGAATGAAGCTGAACAAATAAGAAGATATCTATAGATTGAAACTTTAATCGGTGGGGGATTTATCTCCCACCGATTGTTATTTGGCCTTGAAAAATCAACGTGTACAAAATAATGAAGGGAAATGCTTGACGAAGTACTTGACTTCGATTGCTTACTTGATAATTTTTATAGCGCCTCCATCTTTCACAAAAACATTTATATTGATTTGATGGATAGAAGTATTCGTTAGGTTTTTTATTTCTTCTTTAGTCCAAGTAGTGGATTTGAAACGATAAGCTTTTTCTGAAAGATTGAAAATATCAGCATTAATTTCTAATCCTTTCTGAAAGGATTCTTGGATTTGAGCTACTATGATGGCCTTCATTTCTTGTTCAATTTCTTTTCGAGCAAGATTGTTTGGATTTTCTGTAATGGATGCGTTTACTTGTAAATTGATATCATATTTCGGCATTTTTCCATCTACTATTTTTGTTTGATGATTTATATGATCGATAGACATCGATACAGACTTTTCTTTAATAGACAGCTTCATGTT of the Lysinibacillus fusiformis genome contains:
- a CDS encoding Dps family protein; this translates as MTQNLNKQLNRLVATYSVLYTKLHNYHWYVTGNAFFTLHAKFEELYNETTLNLDEIAERILSKDGKPVATLKEHLELSYVEEATGKETTDEMVETTISDFQKLMKALNSTMALAAEEGDDRTEDLLNAMYQSLEKHTWMLKAFLSH
- a CDS encoding general stress protein, coding for MINEQNPQIEVAHTKEEMLHILESMRLAGYHTEDIHIIAKDQSQLEDVKWDADIRTHEAGNWVDQVKSWFTGESAVTEGLKRFDLSEGQTAYYAQLVEQGAIVLFAERDDTNEPLTTATNDEGNRYRHAPLDPRVTEPFNDTVGNVETPAQREERLKAEERMNEAEQIRRYL